A genomic window from Methylorubrum extorquens includes:
- a CDS encoding response regulator transcription factor — protein MSDGRASARPLPRTLPVRPETMLVIDDHPIVMQGVRRLAEAAGVARVYEAADIVSGYRLFHRHRPALVVADLSFRDDGLSGLSLIRRIRALDPAARILVFSMHADPVLVSRALESGALGFALKDAGSDAFIEALDAVHAGQGYLPHALATDVAMLNRSARPAPLATLSARELQILSLLSQGKSYDAIASAMAVSYRTIINASSSMRKKLGVESRAGLVQIAVNRRNALL, from the coding sequence TTGAGTGATGGACGTGCCTCCGCCCGGCCCCTGCCTCGGACCTTGCCGGTGCGTCCGGAGACGATGCTCGTCATCGACGACCACCCGATCGTGATGCAGGGGGTGCGCCGGCTGGCGGAAGCCGCGGGCGTGGCCCGAGTCTACGAGGCCGCCGACATCGTCTCGGGCTACCGCCTGTTCCACCGGCACCGGCCGGCCCTCGTCGTGGCCGATCTGAGCTTTCGCGACGACGGCCTGTCCGGCCTGTCGCTGATCCGCCGCATCCGGGCGCTCGATCCAGCCGCGCGCATCCTCGTCTTCAGCATGCATGCCGACCCGGTGCTGGTCTCCCGCGCCCTGGAGAGCGGCGCCCTCGGCTTCGCGCTCAAGGATGCCGGATCGGACGCCTTCATCGAGGCTCTCGACGCGGTCCATGCCGGGCAGGGCTACCTGCCGCACGCGCTCGCCACCGACGTGGCGATGCTGAACCGCAGCGCCCGGCCCGCCCCGCTCGCCACCTTGAGCGCGCGCGAATTGCAGATCCTGTCGCTGCTGAGCCAGGGCAAATCCTACGACGCCATCGCCAGCGCCATGGCGGTGAGCTACCGCACGATCATCAATGCCAGTTCCAGCATGCGCAAGAAGCTCGGCGTCGAGTCGCGCGCCGGCCTGGTCCAGATCGCGGTCAACCGGCGCAACGCGCTGCTGTGA